From Camelina sativa cultivar DH55 chromosome 20, Cs, whole genome shotgun sequence, the proteins below share one genomic window:
- the LOC104705782 gene encoding probable receptor-like protein kinase At5g15080, producing the protein MGKEETDVVKEAKGNSKSEKSKESENLRKNKKKKQNNGVENCRYHEEEEEGEEASGCWVKFRFMIGCVPSSKSDLDASSSSIYGTTSTVTTIESKSANEKSNDQPVAPPLSSTTTSNAESSSSTPVISEELNISSHLRKFTFNDLKLSTRNFRPESLLGEGGFGCVFKGWIEENGTAPVKPGTGLTVAVKTLNPDGLQGHKEWLAEINFLGNLLHPNLVKLVGYCIEDDQRLLVYEFMPRGSLENHLFRRSLPLPWSIRMKIALGAAKGLSFLHEEALKPVIYRDFKTSNILLDADYNAKLSDFGLAKDAPDEGKTHVSTRVMGTYGYAAPEYVMTGHLTSKSDVYSFGVVLLEMLTGRRSMDKNRPNGEHNLVEWARPHLLDKRRFYRLLDPRLEGHFSIKGAQKVTQLAAQCLSRDPKIRPKMSDVVEALKPLPHLKDMASASYYFQTMQAERLKNGSGRSQGGSGFGSRNGQQQPVFRTLSSPHGQHGSSPFRHQIPSPKPKGATT; encoded by the exons AAAGAGGAAACTGATGTTGTTAAAGAAGCTAAAGGCAATTCGAAATCGGAGAAATCTAAAGAGAGTGAGAATCTaaggaagaataagaagaagaagcagaacaaTGGTGTTGAGAACTGTAGATatcacgaagaagaagaagaaggagaagaagctagTGGTTGTTGGGTCAAGTTTAggtttatgattggttgtgTACCTTCTTCAAAATCAGACcttgatgcttcttcttcctctatctATGGCACTACCAGCACTG TTACAACAATTGAAAGCAAGTCGGCAAATGAGAAATCAAATGATCAACCAGTTGCTCCACCACTCTCTTCCACAACAACTAGCAATGCTGAAAGCTCTTCATCAACTCCAGTCATCAGCGAAGAACTTAACATTTCTTCTCACCTCAGGAAATTTACTTTCAATGATCTTAAGCTTTCCACTAGAAACTTCAGACCTGAAAGTCTTCTTGGAGAAGGTGGTTTTGGTTGCGTTTTTAAAGGATGGATTGAAGAAAACGGTACTGCTCCTGTTAAGCCTGGTACTGGTCTTACAGTTGCTGTCAAAACCTTAAATCCTGATGGACTTCAAGGTCACAAAGAATGGCTT GCTGAGATTAATTTCCTTGGTAACCTTCTCCATCCAAATCTAGTTAAGCTTGTTGGTTATTGCATTGAAGATGATCAAAGGCTGCTTGTGTATGAGTTTATGCCTCGAGGAAGTTTGGAGAATCACCTTTTCAgaa GGTCTTTGCCTCTTCCTTGGTCTATCCGGATGAAGATTGCATTAGGTGCTGCAAAAGGTCTCAGTTTCCTCCATGAAGAAGCTTTAAAGCCTGTTATTTATCGAGATTTCAAAACATCAAACATTTTACTAGATGCA GACTACAATGCAAAACTATCGGATTTTGGACTGGCCAAAGATGCTCCTGATGAAGGCAAAACCCATGTTTCTACTCGAGTTATGGGGACATATGGCTACGCTGCTCCTGAGTATGTAATGACCG GTCACTTGACATCAAAGAGcgatgtttatagttttgggGTAGTTCTGCTTGAAATGCTGACTGGACGAAGGTCTATGGACAAAAACCGCCCAAACGGAGAGCACAATTTAGTGGAATGGGCAAGACCGCATCTCCTTGACAAAAGAAGGTTTTACCGGTTACTTGATCCGAGGCTTGAGGGCCATTTCTCGATTAAAGGTGCTCAAAAGGTGACTCAGCTTGCAGCACAATGTCTAAGCCGTGATCCCAAGATTAGGCCAAAGATGAGTGATGTTGTCGAAGCACTGAAACCACTTCCGCATCTCAAAGATATGGCAAGCGCTTCTTACTACTTTCAGACAATGCAGGCCGAACGTTTGAAAAATGGGTCAGGTCGATCTCAGGGAGGAAGCGGATTTGGATCAAGAAACGGGCAACAGCAACCCGTGTTTCGAACATTGTCTAGTCCTCATGGTCAACATGGTTCTTCGCCTTTTCGACATCAGATTCCTTCTCCAAAGCCTAAAGGAGCAACTACATAA